A genome region from Paenibacillus pabuli includes the following:
- a CDS encoding aminoglycoside phosphotransferase family protein — MTIELSRMNWFQLDERLRLMMNGGYEVIPLSPGLEADVMKIVLDGQPYVLKIWNKDSKPNVGNQYRLLSKLLRNGIRVSTPYGWGMDEEQNQVLLTSYDGTPVTQLTSSKLAHLAQNLMEVHRYPLNEAGAEDGAYISRYDFVGYFFPSIELYEDLSTHLSHLLQRVQLRQDCLIHGDYNLGNILEMEDHYIIIDWTNGQLGDPRYDMAWSVFLIAIYSGESYGETYCAEFRRTASYSVADEEVFEAMACLRWILLRRVGDVPMGPKVMQRVHRITIHNPYLNEDLLQ; from the coding sequence ATGACCATCGAACTTAGTCGTATGAATTGGTTCCAATTGGATGAACGTCTAAGACTTATGATGAACGGGGGATATGAGGTCATTCCTTTGTCACCTGGACTGGAAGCAGATGTGATGAAAATCGTACTTGATGGTCAGCCGTATGTTCTGAAGATATGGAACAAGGATTCAAAACCGAATGTCGGCAACCAATATAGGCTGTTGTCCAAACTTCTCCGTAATGGAATCCGTGTCTCCACACCTTATGGCTGGGGCATGGATGAGGAGCAGAATCAGGTTCTGTTAACGAGCTATGATGGTACACCTGTTACCCAATTAACATCTTCCAAGCTGGCACATTTAGCTCAAAATTTAATGGAGGTCCATCGTTATCCGTTAAATGAAGCGGGTGCAGAAGATGGAGCATACATATCCAGGTATGATTTTGTTGGTTATTTCTTTCCTTCCATAGAGCTCTATGAAGACCTAAGCACTCATCTGTCGCACCTTCTTCAACGCGTTCAGCTCAGACAGGACTGCTTAATCCATGGGGATTATAATCTGGGTAACATTCTTGAAATGGAGGACCACTATATCATTATCGACTGGACGAACGGACAGCTAGGTGATCCGAGATACGATATGGCATGGTCTGTTTTTCTCATTGCGATCTACAGTGGCGAGAGTTATGGCGAGACGTATTGTGCTGAATTCAGGCGTACAGCAAGTTACTCGGTGGCGGATGAGGAAGTATTTGAGGCAATGGCTTGTCTACGTTGGATTCTATTAAGGCGCGTCGGCGATGTGCCCATGGGACCGAAGGTAATGCAGCGAGTTCATAGGATTACCATCCATAATCCATATTTGAATGAGGATTTATTGCAATGA
- a CDS encoding DinB family protein yields METFFRYNWMVREQWYAWCEELPLEELLRPRTGGVGSILQTLFHIIDVEWSWLQILQDKPDGAEDFEHYKSLEAVRQFDRKLRPDVEAFVLAWDTSMEKRAHIDHQSNGNVVIDSWGEVMRHVIAHEIHHMGQLSVWARELGKKPVSANVIGKGLITPD; encoded by the coding sequence ATGGAAACTTTTTTTCGTTATAACTGGATGGTCCGTGAGCAATGGTATGCGTGGTGTGAGGAACTACCGCTTGAAGAATTGCTGCGGCCTCGTACAGGCGGAGTAGGGAGCATCTTACAGACACTTTTCCACATCATTGATGTGGAGTGGAGCTGGCTTCAGATTCTGCAAGATAAGCCGGATGGAGCGGAAGATTTTGAACACTACAAGAGCCTTGAAGCTGTGCGACAATTCGATCGCAAGTTGCGTCCCGATGTCGAGGCATTTGTTTTGGCATGGGACACAAGCATGGAAAAGAGAGCTCATATCGATCATCAATCGAACGGCAACGTTGTAATCGATTCATGGGGAGAAGTCATGCGTCATGTCATCGCTCATGAAATTCATCATATGGGACAATTGTCGGTATGGGCCAGAGAATTGGGCAAGAAACCGGTGTCCGCCAATGTGATCGGTAAAGGCTTGATTACCCCTGACTGA
- a CDS encoding GrpB family protein yields the protein MEEQWRIATYDPAWRTMFFEMGLRLREALGDKALRIDHVGSTSIVGLDAKPIIDIQISVLNLENLQSFQLEIEKVGFVFRGDNPDQSKRYFREVPGNRRTHVHVRQAGSFSEQMTLLFRDYLREHPLDCVKYADEKQRLMSLYKEQRSKYVEGKGPVVWEILQKAHLWSQEVGWKPADSDV from the coding sequence ATGGAAGAGCAATGGAGAATTGCAACGTATGACCCGGCATGGAGGACGATGTTTTTCGAGATGGGACTCAGATTAAGAGAGGCATTAGGAGATAAAGCTCTTCGCATCGACCACGTCGGATCAACTTCAATCGTTGGGTTAGACGCCAAACCCATCATTGACATTCAAATCTCCGTGTTGAATCTCGAAAATTTGCAAAGCTTCCAGCTTGAGATCGAAAAGGTTGGCTTTGTGTTTAGGGGAGATAATCCGGATCAGAGTAAAAGATATTTCCGCGAAGTACCTGGAAATAGACGAACGCATGTACACGTTAGACAAGCAGGGAGTTTCTCTGAACAGATGACATTACTATTCAGGGATTATTTGCGAGAACATCCACTGGATTGCGTGAAGTATGCGGATGAAAAGCAAAGACTAATGAGTTTATACAAGGAACAACGTTCCAAGTATGTCGAGGGCAAAGGCCCTGTGGTGTGGGAGATATTACAAAAGGCCCATCTGTGGTCACAGGAAGTCGGGTGGAAACCAGCGGATTCGGACGTATAA
- a CDS encoding DUF1801 domain-containing protein has translation MYKQKTKETDNSVIEFIESVDHPKKREDAYMLLDIFAETTGYEAKMWGPSIIGFGAYHYKYDSGHEGDAPLVGFSPRKAKISLYFATGDTERESLLKDLGKHTSGKACVYINKVADINVDTLKALINQSVKFLQETYPNP, from the coding sequence ATGTATAAGCAAAAAACAAAAGAAACAGACAATAGTGTTATTGAGTTTATTGAGAGCGTGGATCATCCAAAGAAACGTGAGGATGCTTATATGTTGTTGGATATTTTTGCTGAGACGACTGGCTATGAAGCCAAAATGTGGGGACCGAGCATTATTGGATTCGGGGCGTATCATTATAAGTATGATTCCGGACACGAAGGCGATGCCCCGCTGGTGGGTTTCTCGCCCCGAAAGGCCAAAATCAGTTTATATTTTGCAACTGGCGATACAGAACGAGAGTCACTTTTAAAGGATCTGGGGAAACATACGTCGGGAAAAGCATGCGTGTATATTAATAAGGTCGCAGATATTAATGTAGATACTTTAAAAGCTTTAATCAACCAATCGGTTAAGTTCTTACAAGAAACCTATCCGAATCCGTAG
- a CDS encoding serine hydrolase domain-containing protein translates to MKFNSISVDEVIHRTLAEKRIVGSVVQIAWKGELVYNSAAGLADREQNIPMQENALFRYASVTKPIVSTAAMVLISQGKLKLDDLVAKWLPEFLPQQPNGEVASMTVHHLMTHTAGLTYRFFQENGGTYELAEVSDGMDIAGVTLEENLLRIASVPLLYEPGKMWRYSIATDVLGAVIEKVTGMTLREAVQRFVTHPLGMKDTDFVAVDPERLTAAYADSFNSNGQPRRLRDKDHAPFIEGTAGFQLAPERYLDPSTYFSGGAGMIGSARDFLLLLETLRQGGGSLLPKSLVTDMTTNQIGDLDMPYWPGRGFGLGFTLLKDPIEAGTPESVGTWRMGGTYGHSWFVDPTEELSVVAFTNTALEGMSGRFTTELCEAVYEGIGLKR, encoded by the coding sequence ATGAAGTTTAATTCTATATCTGTGGATGAAGTCATTCACCGGACGTTGGCAGAAAAAAGAATTGTGGGTTCCGTTGTTCAGATTGCCTGGAAAGGGGAGTTGGTCTATAACAGCGCTGCTGGCCTTGCAGATCGGGAGCAGAACATACCAATGCAAGAAAACGCACTGTTCAGGTATGCTTCTGTAACCAAGCCGATTGTATCTACCGCTGCCATGGTATTGATATCCCAAGGAAAATTAAAGCTGGATGATCTGGTAGCAAAATGGCTTCCTGAATTTCTTCCTCAACAGCCAAACGGGGAAGTGGCATCCATGACGGTTCATCATCTAATGACACATACGGCGGGGTTAACGTATCGCTTTTTTCAGGAAAACGGGGGAACCTACGAACTTGCCGAAGTATCAGATGGGATGGATATCGCTGGCGTTACACTGGAAGAAAATTTGCTCAGGATTGCTTCTGTACCACTATTGTATGAGCCCGGGAAGATGTGGAGATATTCGATTGCAACTGATGTACTTGGTGCAGTCATTGAGAAAGTGACTGGGATGACACTGCGCGAGGCGGTACAACGGTTCGTCACTCATCCACTGGGCATGAAGGACACGGATTTTGTTGCTGTCGATCCGGAGAGGTTGACTGCTGCCTATGCGGACAGTTTTAACAGTAATGGGCAACCTCGTCGATTGCGTGATAAGGACCATGCTCCTTTTATTGAAGGAACGGCCGGCTTCCAGCTTGCACCAGAAAGATACCTTGATCCATCGACCTATTTCTCAGGTGGCGCGGGGATGATTGGAAGTGCAAGAGACTTTCTTCTTTTGCTTGAAACGCTGCGTCAAGGTGGAGGTTCTCTTCTGCCTAAATCACTGGTCACCGATATGACGACCAATCAGATTGGCGATCTTGACATGCCTTATTGGCCGGGCAGAGGATTTGGGCTGGGATTTACGTTGCTGAAAGATCCGATAGAGGCGGGTACCCCGGAATCCGTTGGAACGTGGCGTATGGGAGGAACCTATGGTCACTCATGGTTTGTTGATCCGACAGAAGAGCTGAGCGTTGTTGCGTTCACGAACACAGCTCTGGAGGGTATGTCAGGCAGGTTTACAACTGAATTGTGCGAGGCTGTCTATGAGGGAATTGGGCTAAAGAGATAA
- a CDS encoding GNAT family N-acetyltransferase encodes MQVADWAENIEMYDLSSEYSIRKADPEEWGIFCSVYYNMRFIGFFREERFSTNRNNAYWIYQGESKIGGVRMAPNNIYHLFFIPPFNHFFEVLKLLKKILVSWSDRTQPIKAFEILPDQVHLFAKAGFWPVEFRCRWMQRPTEPFDVTWDPDLIIKSPQITEDETGTKRFTNESEIAHCDFASFVGGFEALRRNQSSYEQFIPDEDPALSNEILTEASTLVYDQNTGELVANCRLCLQDTEAAVYSIGVIPSHRGRGIATRMLQRALTILKGKYPILRLYVMEGNDAESVYYNLGFVPGVQEVQQMIIPAESN; translated from the coding sequence ATGCAGGTAGCTGATTGGGCTGAAAACATAGAAATGTATGATTTATCCAGCGAATATTCTATTCGTAAGGCTGACCCCGAAGAGTGGGGAATATTTTGCTCGGTCTATTACAATATGCGCTTTATTGGATTTTTCAGAGAAGAACGTTTCAGTACTAACCGAAATAATGCGTATTGGATTTACCAGGGAGAATCGAAAATTGGTGGGGTAAGGATGGCACCCAATAATATTTATCATTTATTTTTCATTCCGCCGTTCAATCATTTTTTTGAGGTACTGAAGCTTCTGAAAAAGATATTAGTCAGCTGGTCTGATCGAACTCAGCCTATTAAAGCCTTTGAAATTCTTCCGGACCAGGTTCATTTATTTGCAAAAGCCGGATTTTGGCCGGTGGAGTTCAGATGCCGCTGGATGCAGCGTCCCACTGAACCATTCGACGTGACTTGGGACCCGGATCTAATCATCAAGAGTCCTCAAATTACCGAAGATGAAACTGGTACCAAGCGATTTACAAACGAAAGTGAAATAGCTCATTGCGACTTCGCAAGCTTTGTGGGTGGTTTTGAAGCATTAAGAAGAAATCAGTCTTCGTATGAACAGTTCATACCTGATGAAGATCCCGCTCTGTCCAATGAGATCCTCACGGAAGCGTCTACGCTTGTGTATGACCAAAACACGGGAGAGCTTGTCGCCAATTGCCGGCTTTGTTTACAGGACACGGAGGCAGCCGTATACAGTATTGGTGTTATCCCATCGCACAGAGGAAGAGGGATTGCTACACGCATGCTGCAGAGAGCCTTGACAATCCTCAAAGGGAAATACCCAATCCTACGGTTGTATGTCATGGAAGGCAACGATGCGGAATCCGTTTATTATAACCTCGGGTTTGTTCCAGGAGTACAAGAAGTACAACAAATGATTATTCCTGCGGAATCAAATTAG
- a CDS encoding DUF3977 family protein translates to MKKFREIGYGNRWFIRTEFEHEDGTEIEVKGFTKPFSLRSVYIRVWIGKKVLIIDTKEGIKFVNKNEKKVKIILGFLDIN, encoded by the coding sequence ATGAAAAAGTTCAGAGAGATCGGATATGGAAACCGTTGGTTCATCAGAACGGAGTTCGAACACGAAGACGGGACGGAAATTGAAGTGAAAGGATTTACAAAACCTTTCAGTCTTAGATCAGTGTACATTAGAGTATGGATTGGAAAAAAGGTACTGATTATAGATACAAAAGAGGGGATTAAATTCGTGAATAAAAATGAGAAGAAAGTAAAAATCATTCTAGGTTTTTTGGATATTAATTGA
- a CDS encoding GNAT family N-acetyltransferase: MIFYRQLTPQDPELVKQLMEQYELQFPAFIVNLYPERWASYFNNSSDSAYWVAVEIDKIVGHAGFMYNNDEKCYEIVGVVVSPKHQRKGIGKTLLDHVCGAIQEKGKTEVVLHTLGHPDNEDTLVFYKSMGYSVSKFEKDYFQAGYSRVTFRKSLSH, from the coding sequence TTGATATTTTACCGACAATTGACACCACAGGATCCGGAATTGGTTAAGCAGTTAATGGAGCAATATGAGCTGCAGTTTCCCGCTTTTATCGTTAACCTTTATCCAGAACGTTGGGCGAGTTATTTCAACAATTCCAGTGATTCGGCATACTGGGTTGCAGTTGAGATAGACAAGATTGTAGGACATGCCGGGTTTATGTATAACAATGATGAAAAGTGTTACGAAATCGTAGGTGTTGTTGTATCGCCCAAGCATCAGAGGAAAGGAATCGGGAAAACTCTTTTGGACCATGTATGTGGAGCGATTCAAGAAAAAGGAAAAACAGAAGTTGTGTTACACACTCTCGGCCATCCTGATAATGAAGACACATTAGTATTTTATAAATCGATGGGTTACTCGGTATCGAAATTTGAGAAGGATTATTTTCAAGCCGGATACTCGCGCGTTACGTTTAGAAAAAGTTTAAGTCATTGA
- a CDS encoding NUDIX hydrolase: MNPPKHIVSAAAIVINDQNEILLIKGPRRGWDMPGGQVEVGESLHIAAIRETKEEAEIDIEITRFCCVFQNVEESIVNTLFLAKPIGGQLTISNESLETKYFPVEEALTLVTWKNFRQRIEYCLSPEMQPFYIEF, translated from the coding sequence ATGAACCCACCTAAACATATTGTTTCTGCAGCTGCAATTGTGATCAATGATCAGAATGAGATATTACTTATTAAAGGTCCCAGAAGAGGATGGGATATGCCAGGCGGACAGGTAGAGGTCGGGGAATCATTACACATTGCAGCCATAAGGGAGACGAAGGAAGAGGCGGAGATTGATATCGAGATCACCCGGTTCTGCTGCGTATTTCAAAATGTGGAGGAATCCATTGTTAATACGTTATTTCTGGCAAAGCCAATCGGAGGTCAATTGACCATATCAAACGAAAGCTTAGAGACCAAGTATTTCCCGGTGGAGGAAGCTTTAACGTTAGTCACGTGGAAGAATTTCAGACAGCGAATCGAATATTGTTTAAGCCCTGAAATGCAGCCTTTTTATATTGAATTTTAA
- a CDS encoding winged helix-turn-helix transcriptional regulator, with product MDQIDTNILFHLQNQARLSMTELGKLVGLSQPAVTERVKRLEESGVIEEYRTIISPQKIGKSSTSYLLFRTRDCHAFLDFCRSSPEVVECHRVSGEHNYLLKIMTDSIADLEAFGDRCDPYGTYTTLIAISSPIAAKNLIEETNVV from the coding sequence ATGGACCAAATCGATACGAATATTCTCTTTCATTTGCAAAACCAGGCAAGGCTATCCATGACAGAATTGGGCAAGCTGGTAGGTTTATCTCAACCCGCCGTAACAGAACGTGTGAAACGATTGGAAGAAAGCGGTGTAATCGAGGAGTACCGCACCATCATTTCTCCACAGAAAATAGGGAAATCGAGTACTTCCTATCTTCTTTTTCGCACACGGGATTGTCATGCCTTTCTTGATTTCTGCCGTTCATCACCGGAAGTGGTCGAATGTCATCGCGTGAGCGGAGAACATAACTACCTGTTAAAGATCATGACGGATTCCATTGCTGATCTTGAAGCATTTGGAGACCGATGCGATCCATACGGTACCTACACTACCCTCATCGCCATATCTTCACCTATCGCAGCCAAAAATCTCATCGAAGAAACGAATGTGGTGTAA
- a CDS encoding DinB family protein, giving the protein MLHDLQGQSDMSPVVGMLYSAVRENSQRLQTITEGMSQEEVDYRGPEHDRNSTAQLIKHILYVDLNWVYRIKGIPLRQSLREQYGPMIDENNNLPMVSGVSRDTLISQHEGVISALKETCTQLTDADLDRVVTFGHDNEKQATIRWGIWHMADHNRYHQAHINQLRMWFKGKENK; this is encoded by the coding sequence ATGCTGCATGACCTGCAAGGCCAATCTGATATGTCACCTGTGGTGGGAATGTTATATTCAGCTGTAAGGGAGAATAGCCAGCGACTTCAAACCATTACAGAAGGAATGTCTCAAGAGGAAGTTGATTACAGGGGGCCTGAGCATGACCGTAATAGTACTGCCCAGTTAATAAAACATATCCTATACGTCGATCTAAACTGGGTTTACAGAATAAAGGGAATACCACTGCGCCAGTCATTGAGAGAACAATACGGCCCGATGATTGATGAAAACAACAATCTTCCGATGGTGAGTGGAGTGTCTAGAGACACACTTATCTCTCAACACGAGGGAGTAATATCCGCTTTAAAAGAGACATGTACACAATTAACAGATGCTGATTTGGACCGTGTTGTTACTTTTGGACATGACAATGAAAAGCAAGCAACCATACGCTGGGGCATATGGCACATGGCAGATCATAACCGTTATCACCAAGCCCATATTAATCAACTTAGAATGTGGTTTAAGGGAAAGGAAAACAAGTGA
- a CDS encoding DUF2262 domain-containing protein yields the protein MDKSIHSEHIGTFVYEEMSRAYTHEEGPIHWTLEISDDKAHVYEMIQRAEKLYKVIQEFDKQARVAIADELTSYKNDFWPEYDENDEHLNWDEVDAGKYDVTPETFAASIKLLDIVIRNEDIYCEYDDGELFGGHRIHAYFESDYRFRSAEI from the coding sequence TTGGATAAATCGATTCACAGTGAGCATATCGGAACATTTGTTTATGAAGAAATGAGTAGAGCATATACGCATGAGGAAGGTCCTATACATTGGACATTGGAAATATCGGATGACAAGGCTCATGTCTATGAGATGATACAGCGGGCAGAAAAACTATATAAAGTTATACAGGAGTTCGATAAGCAGGCTAGGGTAGCCATCGCAGATGAATTAACGAGCTATAAAAATGATTTTTGGCCTGAATATGATGAGAACGATGAACATTTGAATTGGGATGAAGTCGATGCAGGAAAATATGATGTAACGCCAGAGACATTTGCAGCCTCCATCAAACTTCTGGACATCGTGATCAGGAATGAGGATATATACTGCGAATATGATGATGGAGAATTGTTCGGTGGGCACAGAATCCATGCATACTTTGAGAGTGACTACCGATTTAGAAGTGCAGAAATTTAA
- a CDS encoding DinB family protein codes for MDNIYLISDIPGYSPQISRLISMMNYARYTTIEEVKDLSIDQLDFLLDSESNSIGALLLHFAGVEYAYQVATFEDRQLNEVEILEWGPALNLGKDGQEKIKGNDIAFYLTKLDQVRMRTLQLFQTVDDNWLNIEEEFWYNKPANYYFMWFHVFEDEINHRGQIRMIRKRTS; via the coding sequence ATGGATAACATTTATCTGATCAGTGACATACCGGGTTATTCTCCTCAGATTAGTCGTCTAATTTCAATGATGAACTATGCCAGATATACAACGATTGAAGAAGTCAAAGATCTATCCATAGATCAACTGGATTTTCTGCTGGATTCCGAAAGTAACTCTATTGGTGCATTGCTGCTGCACTTTGCGGGGGTCGAATATGCTTACCAGGTGGCGACGTTTGAGGATCGGCAGCTAAACGAAGTAGAAATATTGGAGTGGGGCCCGGCACTTAACTTGGGCAAGGACGGACAGGAAAAGATCAAAGGCAATGATATCGCGTTTTATTTAACGAAACTGGACCAAGTAAGGATGAGAACACTTCAGTTATTTCAGACGGTAGATGACAACTGGTTGAACATCGAAGAGGAATTTTGGTATAACAAACCGGCCAATTATTATTTTATGTGGTTTCATGTTTTCGAGGATGAAATCAATCACAGAGGCCAAATCAGAATGATCAGAAAGAGAACTTCGTGA
- a CDS encoding immunity protein TriTu family protein, whose translation MIRKQFNQWAEQKAGPLRTLHITTEPVNHGHVDEHRIPVPDPSTGFVHESEYAMGQVTVWESRQMEYEVVNIETEELILWKYIEQVDKEDPDFDELLQIYFQVLQTGVKP comes from the coding sequence ATGATTCGAAAACAATTTAATCAATGGGCCGAACAAAAGGCAGGCCCACTGCGAACGCTTCATATTACCACCGAACCGGTGAACCATGGCCATGTGGATGAACATCGTATTCCCGTTCCCGATCCATCAACCGGGTTTGTTCATGAATCAGAGTATGCCATGGGCCAAGTAACCGTCTGGGAGTCCAGACAAATGGAATATGAGGTTGTAAACATTGAAACGGAAGAATTGATATTGTGGAAGTATATAGAGCAGGTTGACAAGGAAGATCCTGATTTTGATGAACTTTTACAAATATATTTCCAAGTGTTACAGACTGGTGTTAAACCTTAA
- a CDS encoding MFS transporter, producing MAKERLPWSGLLALAMAGFICILTESLPAGLLPQIAQDLEIREGLAGQLVTLYAVGSLLAAIPLTTATRGWRRRPLLLLCILGFLIFNTITAVSSVYGVTLAARFMAGVSAGVLWGMTAGYARRMVSSSLRGKAMAVAMVGTPLALALGVPLGTFLGNYAGWRLIFGTISLLTAALVVWVLWKVPDYKGESARHQLALYRIFVIPGVRPILLVVLAWVLAHNILYTYISPYLVETVLSERVDLVLLIFGLTSVIGIWIIGLLIDRYIRLLVLISLVIFALASLAMGVFIHQPTVIIMGVVAWGLTFGGAATLLQTAIAQAGGKSADIAQSMLVTAWNLGIGGGGIIGAILLNQVGARFLPISLILLILIALVVAWSARKHGFPKTG from the coding sequence ATGGCAAAGGAGCGTCTTCCCTGGTCAGGTCTGCTTGCTTTGGCTATGGCTGGATTTATATGCATCCTTACAGAAAGTCTACCGGCGGGACTGCTGCCGCAAATAGCACAAGATCTGGAGATCAGGGAAGGTTTAGCTGGACAACTCGTCACATTATACGCAGTGGGATCTCTTCTGGCAGCGATCCCCTTGACGACTGCTACACGTGGATGGAGACGCAGGCCTCTACTGTTATTATGCATCCTCGGTTTTCTGATTTTCAACACGATTACGGCCGTATCTTCGGTATACGGAGTCACTCTTGCTGCCCGTTTTATGGCGGGTGTGTCTGCTGGCGTATTGTGGGGAATGACTGCCGGTTACGCACGCCGGATGGTTTCAAGCTCGTTAAGGGGGAAAGCGATGGCAGTGGCCATGGTGGGCACACCTTTGGCGCTTGCACTGGGCGTTCCCTTGGGTACCTTTTTGGGCAATTACGCAGGGTGGCGCCTTATTTTCGGAACCATTTCGTTATTGACGGCTGCGCTTGTAGTTTGGGTGCTATGGAAAGTACCTGATTATAAGGGGGAGTCTGCTCGTCATCAGCTTGCGCTTTATCGGATTTTTGTTATTCCTGGGGTGCGTCCCATATTATTAGTTGTTCTGGCCTGGGTCCTCGCCCATAACATTCTGTACACGTATATATCACCTTATCTTGTCGAGACCGTGCTGTCTGAACGAGTGGATCTGGTTCTGCTGATCTTTGGACTGACTTCAGTGATCGGTATATGGATTATTGGGCTGCTGATTGATCGTTACATCAGGCTCTTGGTTCTGATCAGCCTAGTTATATTTGCACTGGCTTCGCTGGCGATGGGGGTCTTTATCCATCAACCGACTGTGATCATTATGGGGGTGGTTGCCTGGGGACTTACATTTGGAGGGGCCGCTACGTTATTGCAGACTGCAATTGCGCAAGCCGGGGGCAAGAGTGCTGATATCGCCCAATCCATGCTGGTAACAGCATGGAATCTGGGAATTGGGGGAGGAGGGATCATCGGAGCCATCCTTTTGAACCAGGTGGGAGCTCGTTTTCTGCCGATTTCCTTGATTCTGTTGATTCTTATCGCCTTGGTTGTCGCCTGGTCCGCGAGAAAACATGGTTTTCCCAAAACGGGCTAA